In the genome of Carnobacterium viridans, one region contains:
- a CDS encoding MetQ/NlpA family ABC transporter substrate-binding protein has protein sequence MKKKQSILSFILITTTLVLGACSSTEGVSENASSKKNGSNESQPIVVGSQAADFQIWEFIAQSDAAKEAGITLEVEEVDGGPQLNTATVEGEVDVNAFQSWAYLESFNEESGSDLAAFATTYLEPMGIYSDKVDSVEDVTEGLVVAIADNPSNASRGLLLLEAAGLITLPDDFDVLGTTSDIIDNPKNLTFVEIDDTTGPRVIQDVDLVLIGNTIAMEGGLNVLEDSIFHEEITDETKANVNILVTQKENADNEDILKLGELYHDEEVQEYIEKQFDGTKVPVQKDISYLEE, from the coding sequence ATGAAAAAAAAACAAAGTATTCTCTCATTCATTTTAATTACTACAACTCTCGTATTAGGTGCTTGTAGTTCAACGGAAGGTGTTTCGGAAAACGCTTCTTCAAAAAAGAATGGTTCAAATGAATCACAACCAATAGTCGTCGGATCCCAAGCGGCAGACTTTCAGATTTGGGAATTCATTGCTCAATCTGATGCTGCAAAAGAAGCAGGAATCACATTAGAAGTTGAAGAGGTAGATGGTGGTCCTCAATTGAACACCGCAACAGTCGAAGGTGAAGTGGATGTTAACGCCTTTCAATCATGGGCTTACTTAGAATCTTTTAATGAAGAAAGTGGATCAGATTTAGCGGCTTTCGCAACAACTTATTTAGAACCAATGGGAATTTATTCGGATAAAGTTGATTCGGTTGAAGATGTGACTGAGGGCTTGGTTGTGGCGATTGCAGACAACCCTTCTAATGCTTCAAGAGGTTTGCTATTGCTCGAAGCGGCAGGGCTGATTACATTACCTGATGATTTTGATGTATTAGGAACAACGAGTGATATTATCGACAATCCTAAAAACTTAACATTCGTTGAAATCGATGACACAACAGGTCCACGAGTGATACAAGATGTAGACCTAGTCTTAATAGGAAATACAATTGCCATGGAAGGCGGGTTGAATGTTTTAGAAGATTCCATTTTCCATGAAGAGATTACAGATGAAACAAAAGCCAATGTTAATATTCTCGTTACCCAAAAAGAGAATGCTGATAATGAAGATATCCTGAAATTAGGAGAACTGTATCATGATGAAGAAGTCCAAGAGTACATTGAGAAACAATTTGACGGTACAAAAGTCCCAGTCCAAAAAGACATTTCTTATTTAGAAGAATAA
- a CDS encoding SDR family NAD(P)-dependent oxidoreductase: MIEIDLTGKVALVTGGKSGIGKAIVDLFLEAGAIVVSGDLNYEEGFKLETGRFAVSKLNVASEESVNDLLKSTLEAFGKVNILVNSAGISTMDLMVDSQVLDWDKVMDVNAKGVYLTSKNVGKLMQKAGNGGRIIQIASQAGKNGYTALGTYVASKHAVLGLTKTLAKELAKDNILVNAVCPGVVETEMKHRERVEGGLIRGMTPEEIYDEDCSQIPLARTAKASEIADVVLFLASHLSAYMTGQAINVTGGMTMH; encoded by the coding sequence ATGATCGAAATTGATTTAACTGGCAAAGTAGCTCTGGTTACAGGTGGAAAAAGCGGGATAGGAAAAGCAATTGTAGATCTTTTTTTGGAAGCAGGTGCAATTGTAGTTTCTGGAGATTTAAATTATGAAGAAGGCTTTAAATTGGAAACAGGGCGGTTTGCCGTTTCAAAATTGAATGTTGCTTCAGAAGAATCTGTTAATGATTTGTTGAAAAGCACGTTAGAGGCATTCGGAAAAGTTAATATTTTAGTAAATAGTGCAGGTATTTCAACTATGGATTTAATGGTAGATAGTCAAGTTCTAGATTGGGACAAGGTTATGGATGTGAACGCAAAAGGGGTCTATTTGACTTCAAAAAATGTTGGGAAACTGATGCAAAAAGCAGGAAACGGTGGTCGTATTATTCAGATTGCTTCACAAGCTGGTAAAAATGGCTATACCGCATTAGGAACTTATGTGGCATCTAAACATGCTGTTTTAGGACTCACTAAAACCTTGGCAAAAGAATTGGCAAAGGACAATATCTTGGTCAATGCTGTTTGTCCTGGAGTTGTCGAAACAGAAATGAAACATCGTGAAAGAGTAGAAGGCGGTCTTATTAGAGGTATGACGCCTGAAGAAATTTATGACGAAGATTGCTCGCAAATTCCACTTGCTCGCACAGCAAAAGCATCGGAAATTGCAGACGTCGTGTTATTCTTAGCCAGTCATTTGTCTGCATACATGACTGGACAGGCTATTAATGTTACTGGTGGTATGACCATGCATTAA
- a CDS encoding S-ribosylhomocysteine lyase: MAKVESFELDHNLVKAPYVRVAGVEKNSKGSVVQKYDLRFLQPNQDALPTGALHTLEHLLATYLRDELDGIIDISPMGCRTGFYLIKWEEDSPEVVAEALEKTLQRILDTEEVPAVSQVSCGNYKDHSLFSAKEYAKDVLEKGLSRDPFERTFA, from the coding sequence ATGGCTAAAGTAGAAAGTTTTGAATTAGATCATAATTTGGTGAAAGCACCGTATGTACGTGTGGCAGGAGTAGAAAAGAATAGTAAAGGCAGCGTTGTTCAAAAATACGACTTGCGCTTTTTGCAACCGAACCAAGATGCATTGCCTACAGGAGCTCTACATACGTTAGAACACTTGTTAGCGACGTACTTACGAGATGAGCTAGATGGCATTATTGATATCTCACCAATGGGCTGCCGTACCGGTTTTTATCTCATTAAATGGGAGGAAGATTCACCTGAGGTTGTAGCGGAAGCTTTAGAAAAAACGTTGCAGCGCATTTTAGACACAGAAGAAGTTCCAGCTGTATCTCAAGTTTCTTGTGGGAATTATAAAGACCATTCTTTATTTTCGGCGAAAGAATATGCAAAAGACGTACTGGAAAAAGGCCTCAGTAGAGACCCGTTTGAACGTACATTTGCCTAA